One window from the genome of Myripristis murdjan chromosome 6, fMyrMur1.1, whole genome shotgun sequence encodes:
- the wnt2 gene encoding protein Wnt-2: protein MNMNLLPSGICFYVSVAICWLTAEVDASWWYMGTLGSQVMCDNIPGLVNKQRQLCRQHPKVMQAIGAGMKDWILECQHQFHNHRWNCNTTARDHNLFGRLLLRSSREAAFVYAISSAGVVYTLARACSQGELESCSCDPTKKGSSRDAKGSFNWGGCSDHVEHAMRFSQAFVDAKERKERDARALMNLHNNRAGRKAVKRFMTLECKCHGVSGSCSIRTCWLAMADFRRTGDHLRKRYNGAVQVVVNQYGTGFTAAHAHFKRPSKNDLVYFEDSPDYCIRDHESGSMGTGGRICNRTSRGVDSCEVMCCGRGYDTSRVSRTTKCECKFHWCCAVHCRDCHQQIDVHTCKGQT from the exons ATGAATATGAACTTATTGCCAAGTGgaatatgtttttatgtatctGTAGCAATCTGCTGGCTGACGGCCGAGGTCGATGCATCTTGGTG GTACATGGGCACCCTGGGCTCCCAGGTGATGTGCGACAACATCCCTGGTCTGGTGAACAAGCAGCGCCAGCTTTGCCGGCAGCATCCCAAAGTGATGCAGGCCATCGGGGCTGGGATGAAGGACTGGATCTTGGAGTGCCAGCACCAGTTTCACAACCACCGCTGGAACTGCAACACCACGGCCCGGGACCACAACCTATTTGGGCGCCTACTGCTACGCA GCAGCCGTGAGGCGGCCTTCGTCTATGCCATCTCCTCGGCGGGTGTGGTTTATACATTGGCGCGAGCCTGCAGCCAGGGCGAGCTGGAATCCTGCTCCTGCGATCCCACTAAGAAGGGCTCGTCGCGGGATGCCAAGGGCTCCTTCAACTGGGGCGGCTGCAGTGACCATGTGGAGCATGCGATGCGCTTCAGCCAGGCCTTCGTGGACGccaaggagaggaaggagagggatgCCCGGGCGCTCATGAACCTGCACAACAATCGAGCTGGCAGGAAG GCGGTGAAACGCTTCATGACTCTGGAGTGTAAATGTCACGGTGTTAGCGGCTCGTGCAGCATCCGCACCTGCTGGCTGGCCATGGCTGACTTCCGACGCACCGGCGACCACCTGCGTAAACGCTACAATGGTGCTGTGCAGGTTGTTGTCAACCAGTATGGCACCGGGTTCACCGCTGCACACGCTCATTTCAAACGACCAAGCAAGAACGATCTGGTGTACTTTGAAGACTCGCCAGACTACTGCATACGAGATCACGAGTCAG gaTCGATGGGGACCGGCGGTCGGATCTGCAACCGGACGTCCCGCGGCGTGGACAGCTGTGAGGTGATGTGCTGCGGTCGTGGTTACGACACGTCGCGGGTGAGCCGGACCACCAAGTGCGAGTGCAAGTTCCACTGGTGCTGCGCCGTGCACTGCCGCGACTGCCACCAGCAGATTGACGTGCACACCTGTAAAGGCCAGACGTGA